Proteins from a single region of Gossypium arboreum isolate Shixiya-1 chromosome 1, ASM2569848v2, whole genome shotgun sequence:
- the LOC108470788 gene encoding protein CHAPERONE-LIKE PROTEIN OF POR1, chloroplastic yields MSSSSLSNPALSTPFICHNLRLNQNTKDGINCFPSLRRHRVPRCAVDMPYGGNAPTFPRIRVWDPYKRLGISPYASEEEIWSARNFLLEQYAGHERSEESIEAAFEKLLMASFQHRKKTKINLKSRLKKKVEESPPWIKNLLNFVELPPMEVIFRRLFLFAFMGGWSIMNSSEGGPAFQVAVSLAACIYFLNEKTKSLGRAFVIGLGALATGWICGSIFVPMIPTVLIHPTWTLELLTSLVAYAFLFLACTFLK; encoded by the exons ATGTCGTCGTCCTCGCTCTCTAATCCCGCTCTCTCCACTCCTTTCATCTGCCACAACCT TCGTCTAAATCAGAATACGAAGGATGGGATAAATTGTTTTCCCTCTCTTAGAAGGCATAGAGTCCCAAGATGTGCAGTGGATATGCCTTACGGAG GTAATGCTCCAACTTTTCCTCGAATAAGAGTCTGGGATCCGTATAAGCGGCTCGGCATTAGTCCTTACGCTTCAGAGGAAGAAATTTGGTCCGCGCGCAATTTTCTCTTAGAACAATATGCTGGACATGAGAGAAGTGAAGAATCAATTGAAGCAGCATTCGAGAAACTACTTATGGCCAGCTTCCAGcatagaaagaaaacaaagattaACTTGAAAAGTAGGCTAAAGAAGAAAGTAGAGGAGTCTCCACCTTGGATAAAAAACTTGCTCAATTTTGTCGAACTTCCTCCCATGGAAGTTATCTTCCGAAGATTGTTCCTATTTGCCTTCATGGGTGGCTGGAGTATAATGAATTCTTCCGAGGGTGGACCTGCCTTTCAG GTAGCTGTATCTTTAGCGGCCTGCATATATTTCCTTAATGAAAAAACAAAGAGCTTGGGTCGGGCTTTCGTTATCGG ACTCGGTGCTCTTGCGACTGGGTGGATATGTGGTTCCATCTTCGTTCCAATGATTCCGACAGTTCTAATTCACCCAACATGGACACTGGAATTGTTGACTTCACTGGTGGCGTATGCTTTCCTGTTTCTTGCATGTACTTTtctgaaatga